In a genomic window of Sardina pilchardus chromosome 20, fSarPil1.1, whole genome shotgun sequence:
- the grxcr1b gene encoding glutaredoxin domain-containing cysteine-rich protein 1 isoform X2: MVGPHSILTDHILSPSPSPHHELLIGCLNGCRCSLTTARFANSQSLSCKSSILFFLMAEFLRRKEDKAEKTVRFRVASARSGRVLREVFREDASSGTDSADSDATWTLEPERAISPVTSEANGHLTGLCGVEPDDSGSDPDDLLMYASATQEEHFSGKRVNIFSKNGTVRGVRDKGPLRNGRPPRQRP, translated from the coding sequence CCTCATTCAATATTAACAGACCACATCCTATCTCCATCACCTAGTCCACACCATGAACTTTTGATAGGATGTCTGAATGGATGTCGCTGCTCGTTAACGACGGCGCGGTTCGCTAATAGTCAATCTCTATCATGTAAATCTAGCATCCTTTTCTTTCTGATGGCAGAGTTCTTGAGACGCAAAGAAGACAAAGCGGAGAAGACAGTCCGGTTTCGAGTGGCGTCAGCACGCAGTGGCCGCGTCCTTAGAGAGGTGTTCCGAGAGGACGCCAGCTCGGGAACAGACTCGGCTGACTCCGATGCCACCTGGACATTGGAGCCTGAGCGAGCAATCTCTCCGGTAACAAGCGAAGCCAACGGGCACCTCACCGGACTCTGCGGCGTGGAACCGGACGACAGCGGGAGCGATCCGGATGACTTGCTGATGTACGCTAGTGCAACGCAAGAGGAGCATTTCAGTGGGAAACGTGTGAATATTTTTAGTAAGAACGGGACAGTGAGGGGCGTGCGGGACAAA
- the grxcr1b gene encoding glutaredoxin domain-containing cysteine-rich protein 1 isoform X1 translates to MVGPHSILTDHILSPSPSPHHELLIGCLNGCRCSLTTARFANSQSLSCKSSILFFLMAEFLRRKEDKAEKTVRFRVASARSGRVLREVFREDASSGTDSADSDATWTLEPERAISPVTSEANGHLTGLCGVEPDDSGSDPDDLLMYASATQEEHFSGKRVNIFSKNGTVRGVRDKVSAGQVLFNNLSKLYVGPLRNGRPPRQRP, encoded by the coding sequence CCTCATTCAATATTAACAGACCACATCCTATCTCCATCACCTAGTCCACACCATGAACTTTTGATAGGATGTCTGAATGGATGTCGCTGCTCGTTAACGACGGCGCGGTTCGCTAATAGTCAATCTCTATCATGTAAATCTAGCATCCTTTTCTTTCTGATGGCAGAGTTCTTGAGACGCAAAGAAGACAAAGCGGAGAAGACAGTCCGGTTTCGAGTGGCGTCAGCACGCAGTGGCCGCGTCCTTAGAGAGGTGTTCCGAGAGGACGCCAGCTCGGGAACAGACTCGGCTGACTCCGATGCCACCTGGACATTGGAGCCTGAGCGAGCAATCTCTCCGGTAACAAGCGAAGCCAACGGGCACCTCACCGGACTCTGCGGCGTGGAACCGGACGACAGCGGGAGCGATCCGGATGACTTGCTGATGTACGCTAGTGCAACGCAAGAGGAGCATTTCAGTGGGAAACGTGTGAATATTTTTAGTAAGAACGGGACAGTGAGGGGCGTGCGGGACAAAGTGAGTGCGGGGCAGGTCCTCTTCAATAATCTCTCTAAACTCTATGTG